The Salegentibacter mishustinae genome includes a window with the following:
- a CDS encoding homogentisate 1,2-dioxygenase, translating into MPFYHKLGKIPHKRHTVFKKPDGSLYYEQLFGTIGFDGMSSNLYHEHRPTQVKEVKGSYSVKPKIAAENNIKSYRFKGFQVKPHPDYLESRKVVLTNSDVDITLASPQGSTDDYFYKNSDSDELLFIHKGTGKLRTHLGNLDFKYGDYLLIPRGTIYKIDFDDEDNRLFIVESRRPIYTPKRYRNWFGQLLEHSPFCERDLRQPYELETNDEKGDFLIKIKKQGEIFDMVYATHPFDVVGYDGYNYPYAFSIHDFEPITGRIHQPPPVHQTFETDAFVVCSFCPRKYDYHPESIPAPYSHSNIDSDEVLYYVDGDFMSRNDIEAGHISLHPAGIPHGPHPGAVERSIGQVETEELAVMVDTFKPLMLTEDAMEIADESYHKSWLDENH; encoded by the coding sequence ATGCCTTTTTATCATAAACTCGGTAAAATTCCTCATAAACGTCATACGGTTTTTAAAAAGCCAGATGGCAGCCTATATTACGAACAACTTTTTGGTACTATTGGTTTTGACGGGATGTCTTCTAATCTTTATCACGAACATCGCCCTACACAGGTAAAAGAAGTGAAAGGGAGCTATAGTGTAAAGCCCAAAATCGCTGCCGAAAACAATATAAAATCTTACCGTTTTAAAGGATTCCAGGTAAAACCGCATCCAGATTATCTAGAAAGCCGAAAAGTGGTTTTAACCAACAGTGATGTAGACATCACCCTAGCTTCTCCTCAAGGTTCTACAGATGATTATTTCTATAAGAATTCAGATTCAGATGAATTACTATTTATTCATAAAGGAACCGGGAAATTAAGAACCCACCTCGGAAATTTAGATTTTAAATACGGGGATTATTTATTAATTCCACGGGGAACTATTTATAAAATAGATTTTGATGACGAAGACAATCGCTTGTTTATAGTAGAGTCCAGAAGACCAATTTACACACCAAAACGCTATAGAAACTGGTTTGGGCAATTGCTAGAGCATTCGCCGTTTTGCGAGCGCGATCTAAGGCAACCTTATGAATTGGAAACCAATGATGAAAAAGGCGATTTCCTGATTAAAATAAAAAAGCAGGGTGAAATATTCGATATGGTTTACGCAACGCATCCTTTTGATGTGGTGGGTTACGACGGGTATAATTATCCCTATGCTTTTTCGATTCACGATTTTGAACCTATAACCGGGAGAATTCACCAGCCACCACCGGTGCACCAAACTTTTGAGACCGATGCTTTTGTGGTTTGCAGTTTTTGCCCCCGTAAATACGATTATCACCCAGAAAGTATTCCGGCCCCATACAGCCACAGTAATATAGATAGTGACGAGGTGTTGTATTATGTAGACGGTGATTTTATGAGTAGGAACGATATTGAAGCCGGCCATATTTCTTTACACCCGGCGGGTATTCCGCACGGGCCGCACCCGGGAGCAGTAGAGCGAAGTATCGGGCAGGTAGAAACCGAAGAGTTAGCGGTTATGGTAGATACATTTAAGCCGTTAATGCTTACTGAAGACGCGATGGAAATTGCCGATGAAAGCTACCATAAATCCTGGTTGGATGAAAATCATTAA
- the hppD gene encoding 4-hydroxyphenylpyruvate dioxygenase translates to MSTDNTSLKLEKVMKDAEDFLPILGTDFVELYVGNAKQAAYYYQHAWGFQPVAYSGLETGRKDSVSYVLQQGKIRIVLTSPLQPEGDINAHINKHGDGVKMVALWVDDARKSYEETTKRGAKSYVAPYEMEDEHGKAVISGIHTYGETIHLFVERKDYEGPFLPGYKTYATKAKAEDTGLKYIDHMVGNVGWNEMNKWVEFYGKVMGFAQMVSFDDKDISTDYTALMSKVMSNGNGRIKFPINEPAKGKKKSQIEEYIDFYNGAGVQHIALATDNIIETVTQLRDRGVEFLYVPDTYYDTLLDRVGEIDEDLEPLKELGVLVDRDDEGYLLQIFTKPVLDRPTMFFEIIQRKGAQSFGKGNFKALFEAIEREQDLRGTLQ, encoded by the coding sequence ATGAGTACTGATAATACATCACTAAAATTAGAAAAGGTAATGAAGGATGCTGAAGATTTTCTTCCAATCCTGGGTACCGATTTTGTTGAGCTTTATGTAGGTAACGCCAAGCAGGCAGCTTATTATTACCAGCACGCCTGGGGTTTTCAACCGGTAGCTTATTCAGGACTGGAAACAGGCAGGAAAGACAGCGTATCTTACGTATTACAACAAGGCAAAATTAGAATTGTACTTACTTCACCACTACAGCCAGAAGGGGATATTAATGCTCACATTAATAAACACGGAGATGGTGTGAAAATGGTAGCGCTTTGGGTAGACGATGCGAGAAAAAGTTACGAAGAAACTACAAAGCGTGGTGCTAAATCTTATGTAGCACCTTACGAAATGGAAGACGAACACGGGAAAGCTGTGATTTCGGGAATTCATACTTACGGAGAAACGATTCACCTTTTCGTTGAAAGAAAAGATTACGAAGGGCCATTTCTTCCCGGCTATAAAACTTATGCGACTAAAGCAAAGGCAGAGGACACAGGCCTAAAATACATAGATCACATGGTTGGTAATGTAGGTTGGAACGAGATGAATAAATGGGTAGAATTCTATGGCAAAGTTATGGGCTTCGCTCAAATGGTTTCTTTTGATGATAAAGACATTTCTACAGATTACACTGCCTTAATGAGTAAAGTTATGAGTAACGGGAATGGTAGAATTAAGTTCCCTATCAATGAGCCTGCTAAAGGAAAGAAGAAATCCCAAATAGAGGAATATATAGACTTTTATAATGGTGCCGGGGTGCAGCATATTGCACTGGCAACAGATAATATAATTGAAACGGTAACCCAGCTTAGAGATCGCGGCGTAGAATTTTTATACGTGCCAGATACTTATTATGATACCTTATTAGATAGAGTAGGAGAAATAGATGAAGATCTTGAGCCTTTAAAAGAGCTTGGTGTATTGGTAGATCGTGATGATGAAGGTTATTTATTACAGATATTTACCAAGCCGGTTTTAGACCGTCCAACAATGTTCTTTGAGATTATTCAGCGAAAAGGAGCTCAATCTTTTGGAAAAGGTAACTTTAAAGCCCTTTTTGAAGCAATAGAAAGAGAGCAAGACTTACGAGGGACTTTACAATAA
- a CDS encoding DUF3108 domain-containing protein produces the protein MKKSIFTIFLFLLTGLALQAQSQKAFSAGEWFKFRIHYGPFNASYATLEVDETSMQGEPVYHIKGRGKSTGLLHWFFKVDDNYQTYIDKQDGKPYKFIRKIDEGGYTKDLEIDFNHKENKAYVFDRKHNENHTYATKPNVHDMLSAFYYIRNNIKNDELSPGDEMRLNLFIDDENMDFKLKFLGREVIKTKFGKVATLKFRPYVMAGRVFKEKESLTFWVSDDANRIPLKIEANLAVGSLDADLDSYKGLKHPFKIIMN, from the coding sequence ATGAAAAAAAGTATATTTACAATATTCCTCTTCCTCCTAACCGGCTTGGCGCTTCAGGCGCAATCTCAAAAAGCATTTAGCGCCGGCGAATGGTTTAAATTCCGCATACATTATGGCCCTTTTAATGCAAGCTACGCAACTTTAGAAGTTGATGAAACCAGTATGCAGGGTGAGCCTGTTTATCATATTAAAGGCAGGGGGAAATCTACTGGTTTATTACATTGGTTTTTTAAAGTAGATGATAACTATCAAACCTATATTGATAAGCAAGATGGGAAGCCTTATAAATTTATTCGAAAAATAGATGAAGGTGGCTATACAAAAGATCTTGAAATAGACTTTAATCACAAAGAGAATAAGGCATACGTTTTTGATAGAAAACACAACGAGAATCATACCTATGCTACCAAGCCGAATGTTCACGATATGTTATCGGCATTTTATTATATTCGCAACAATATTAAAAACGACGAACTTAGCCCTGGAGATGAAATGCGTCTCAATCTCTTTATAGACGATGAGAATATGGATTTCAAGCTAAAGTTTCTTGGCAGGGAAGTAATAAAAACGAAATTTGGTAAAGTTGCAACCCTAAAATTTAGGCCTTATGTGATGGCTGGTAGGGTTTTTAAAGAAAAGGAAAGTCTTACCTTTTGGGTGAGTGACGATGCCAATAGAATTCCTTTAAAAATTGAAGCGAATCTTGCGGTTGGCTCCCTCGATGCCGATTTAGATTCTTACAAAGGTTTGAAGCATCCGTTTAAAATAATTATGAATTAA
- a CDS encoding tryptophan 2,3-dioxygenase family protein, which yields MEIKPEIAERIFALEEKFKNSGQDLASYLDGLLHDKYLTYWDYLNIDTLLSLQKTLTHFPDEKIFISYHQISELYFKLIIHEQKQIIEKEAPDSDFLIEKYNRLNRYFRILTDSFDVMIKGMERDQFLKFRMSLLPASGFQSAQFRMIEIYATPLENLVSYKIRNQFSEKNSLEVLYENIYWKKGGIDLETGEKTLTLRQFEKRYTARFLRIAEEYKGKTLFHRYKELPDSVKNNKFLKEALRNFDANVNVNWPLMHMGAAYRYLNKDKETIAATGGTNWKEFLPPSFQRNSFFPYLWSEEELENWGKEWVNHMFNTEKENC from the coding sequence ATGGAAATAAAGCCGGAAATTGCAGAACGTATTTTTGCATTAGAGGAAAAGTTTAAAAACTCAGGCCAGGACCTGGCCTCCTATTTAGACGGACTTTTGCACGATAAGTACCTTACGTATTGGGATTATTTGAATATAGATACGTTGTTAAGTTTGCAAAAAACCCTGACGCATTTCCCAGATGAAAAAATCTTTATTTCGTATCATCAAATTAGTGAGCTTTATTTTAAGCTTATTATTCATGAGCAGAAGCAAATAATTGAAAAAGAAGCACCTGATTCTGATTTTTTAATCGAAAAATACAATCGCTTAAATCGCTACTTTAGAATTCTTACTGATTCTTTTGATGTAATGATTAAAGGAATGGAAAGAGATCAGTTCCTTAAATTCAGGATGTCTTTATTGCCTGCCAGCGGATTTCAATCGGCGCAGTTTAGAATGATAGAAATCTATGCTACACCTTTAGAGAATTTGGTTTCCTATAAAATAAGAAATCAATTTTCGGAAAAGAATAGCCTGGAAGTTTTGTACGAAAATATTTACTGGAAGAAAGGCGGAATTGATCTTGAAACCGGCGAGAAAACCTTAACACTTAGGCAGTTTGAAAAGCGTTATACCGCACGTTTCCTAAGGATAGCTGAAGAGTATAAAGGGAAAACCCTTTTTCATAGATATAAAGAACTGCCAGATTCGGTTAAAAATAATAAGTTTTTGAAAGAAGCATTGCGTAATTTTGACGCCAATGTAAATGTAAACTGGCCCCTAATGCATATGGGTGCTGCTTACAGGTATTTAAATAAGGATAAAGAAACAATTGCGGCTACAGGTGGAACAAACTGGAAAGAATTTTTGCCGCCTTCATTCCAAAGAAATAGCTTTTTTCCTTATTTATGGAGTGAGGAAGAATTAGAAAATTGGGGCAAAGAATGGGTAAACCATATGTTTAATACAGAAAAAGAAAATTGCTAA
- a CDS encoding peptidoglycan DD-metalloendopeptidase family protein, with product MKKLSFLLVLMLAFTACEDDAKETALNTEKVEKKAPKPVNKEFGFILDDYEVVDGVIESGDSFGYLLDQHGVDRGKIYEISETVKDTFNPARITAGRKYMILKAKDSANTPQYFIYQNDRINYTVVGIGDSISASRKKKPVSIRKREVSGVVSSSLSEAVAEQGLSNLLVYELSDIYQWSIDFFKLQKGDQFKMIYSEKYIDDTIFAGIEDVEAAVFKHGDRPFYAFQYEVDSVTGQPSFYDEEAKALQSFFLKAPLNYSRISSRYTKRRFHPVQKRWKAHLGTDYAASRGTPIVSTADGTVIASSYTSGNGNYVKVRHNDKYTTQYLHMSKRNVRNGQRVKQGDVIGFVGSTGLATGPHVCYRFWVHGKQVDPYRQNLPTAKHIEPEHKDKYFAAIEGLKTALDEIPYKAI from the coding sequence TTGAAAAAATTAAGTTTCCTACTGGTATTGATGTTGGCTTTTACAGCCTGTGAAGATGACGCAAAAGAAACCGCGCTAAACACTGAAAAGGTAGAAAAAAAGGCGCCTAAACCTGTGAATAAAGAATTCGGATTTATTCTGGATGATTACGAGGTGGTTGATGGTGTTATAGAATCTGGAGATAGCTTTGGTTATCTGCTAGATCAGCACGGAGTAGATCGAGGAAAAATTTACGAAATCTCAGAAACAGTTAAAGATACCTTTAACCCGGCACGAATTACGGCCGGGAGAAAGTATATGATCCTAAAAGCAAAGGATTCAGCGAATACTCCGCAGTATTTTATTTATCAGAACGACAGGATAAATTATACCGTGGTTGGCATTGGAGATAGTATTAGTGCTTCTCGAAAAAAGAAACCGGTAAGCATACGAAAAAGAGAAGTTTCGGGTGTGGTTAGTTCTTCGCTTTCAGAAGCTGTAGCAGAGCAGGGCTTAAGTAATTTATTGGTGTATGAGCTTTCTGATATTTACCAATGGAGTATAGACTTTTTTAAACTTCAGAAAGGAGATCAGTTTAAAATGATCTATTCTGAAAAATATATAGATGATACTATTTTTGCTGGAATTGAAGATGTAGAAGCTGCGGTTTTTAAACACGGAGATCGCCCATTTTATGCTTTCCAATATGAGGTAGATTCTGTAACCGGGCAACCAAGTTTTTATGATGAAGAAGCTAAAGCTTTGCAAAGCTTCTTTTTAAAAGCTCCGCTAAATTATAGCAGAATTTCTTCAAGATACACTAAAAGAAGATTTCATCCTGTTCAAAAGAGATGGAAAGCCCACCTGGGAACAGATTACGCTGCTTCTCGTGGAACACCGATTGTAAGCACGGCTGACGGAACTGTTATCGCTTCCAGTTATACTTCCGGAAATGGAAATTATGTTAAAGTGAGGCATAACGATAAATATACCACCCAGTATTTACATATGAGCAAGCGCAACGTTCGTAACGGTCAACGTGTAAAGCAGGGTGACGTTATTGGTTTTGTAGGAAGCACCGGTTTGGCTACAGGGCCGCACGTTTGTTATCGTTTCTGGGTTCATGGGAAGCAGGTAGATCCTTATCGCCAGAACTTACCAACTGCAAAGCACATAGAGCCTGAGCATAAGGATAAGTATTTTGCAGCAATTGAAGGTCTAAAAACTGCACTAGACGAAATTCCTTATAAGGCAATCTAA
- the pgi gene encoding glucose-6-phosphate isomerase, whose protein sequence is MKNINPTQTTAWKKLEKHFSDVQQLQLKEQFEKDPERASKFSIAWEDFYLDYSKNRITADTRDLLLELAEECDLKSAIKSYFEGDAINATENRAVLHTALRASADAKIELDGENVVPEVQEVKEKIRKFSEKIISGEKKGYTGKAFTDVVNIGIGGSDLGPVMVTESLTYYHNHLKVHYVSNVDGDHVHETLKNLNSETTLFLVVSKTFTTQETLSNATTIRNWFRKSAPQEAVAEHFAAVSSNLKNVEEFGIAIDNVFPMWDWVGGRFSLWSAVGLSISLAVGYNNFEALLKGAQKMDEHFKTSDLKENIPVQLALLSIWYNNFYKAESEAVIPYTQYLQKLPSYLQQAIMESNGKSVDRNGKKVDYQTGTLIWGEPGTNSQHAFFQLIHQGTKLIPADFIGFKESLHKDKDHHNKLMANFFAQTEALLQGKTKAEVRKELETKGLSDDAIERLLPFKEFDGNKPTNTLLINKLTPESLGKLIAMYEHKIFVQGVVWNIYSYDQWGVELGKQLASNILAEIENKSVNNHDSSTKSLLEFFLK, encoded by the coding sequence ATGAAAAATATTAATCCAACCCAAACAACAGCCTGGAAAAAATTAGAAAAGCATTTCAGCGATGTGCAGCAATTGCAACTAAAAGAGCAATTTGAAAAAGATCCAGAGAGAGCATCGAAGTTTTCTATTGCCTGGGAGGATTTTTACCTGGATTACAGTAAAAACCGGATTACTGCTGATACCCGCGATTTGTTGCTGGAATTGGCAGAAGAATGTGATCTTAAATCTGCTATAAAATCTTATTTTGAAGGTGATGCGATCAATGCTACGGAAAATCGTGCGGTTTTACATACCGCTTTAAGAGCTTCTGCAGATGCTAAAATAGAGCTTGATGGAGAAAATGTAGTACCTGAAGTACAGGAAGTAAAAGAAAAGATCAGGAAATTTTCTGAAAAGATTATAAGTGGAGAAAAGAAGGGCTATACCGGAAAAGCTTTTACCGATGTTGTAAATATTGGCATTGGAGGTTCAGATCTGGGACCTGTAATGGTTACCGAGTCACTTACCTATTATCATAATCATTTAAAAGTTCATTATGTTTCTAATGTAGATGGTGATCATGTTCACGAAACCTTAAAAAACCTAAATTCTGAAACTACTTTATTTCTGGTGGTTTCAAAAACCTTTACCACCCAGGAAACTCTATCTAATGCAACAACTATTAGAAACTGGTTTAGAAAATCTGCTCCTCAGGAAGCCGTTGCCGAACATTTTGCTGCTGTTTCCAGTAATTTAAAGAATGTAGAGGAGTTTGGGATCGCTATAGATAATGTATTCCCTATGTGGGATTGGGTTGGCGGCCGTTTCTCTCTGTGGAGCGCTGTAGGACTTTCAATAAGTCTGGCAGTGGGTTACAATAACTTTGAAGCTTTATTGAAGGGCGCTCAAAAAATGGACGAACATTTTAAAACTTCAGATCTTAAGGAGAATATTCCGGTGCAACTAGCCTTGTTAAGTATTTGGTATAATAATTTTTATAAAGCTGAAAGTGAAGCGGTGATTCCTTATACGCAATATCTTCAAAAGCTTCCGTCTTATTTGCAGCAAGCAATAATGGAGAGTAACGGGAAAAGTGTAGATAGAAACGGAAAAAAAGTAGATTACCAAACGGGAACCCTAATTTGGGGAGAGCCGGGGACCAATTCTCAACATGCTTTTTTCCAGTTAATTCACCAGGGAACTAAATTAATTCCTGCAGATTTTATTGGTTTCAAAGAGTCTTTACATAAGGATAAAGACCATCACAACAAACTAATGGCTAATTTCTTCGCGCAAACCGAGGCTTTGCTACAGGGAAAAACTAAAGCTGAGGTAAGAAAAGAGCTCGAAACTAAAGGTTTATCTGATGATGCGATAGAAAGATTATTGCCTTTTAAAGAGTTTGACGGAAATAAGCCAACAAATACTTTACTTATAAACAAACTTACGCCAGAAAGCTTAGGGAAACTTATTGCTATGTACGAGCATAAAATTTTTGTTCAGGGTGTGGTTTGGAATATATACAGCTACGATCAATGGGGTGTAGAATTAGGTAAGCAGCTTGCTAGCAATATTCTTGCGGAAATAGAAAATAAATCGGTAAATAATCACGATTCTTCTACAAAAAGTCTTTTAGAATTCTTTTTAAAGTAA
- a CDS encoding TonB-dependent receptor, with amino-acid sequence MRKLLLLALFLTSATIFAQGTITGKVIDSEMDGPLPGANVKVKGTSNGTMTDFDGNFSLDVDAARGSIEISFVGYKTKEVQFSVNGSTDLGSITLAPDAGALDEVVVTSFSLAIDRKTPVAVSTISAAEIETKIGNQEFPEVLKSTPGVYANKAGGGFGDAELRMRGFEGQNIAVLINGVPVNDMENGRVYWSNWAGLSDVTKTMQTQRGLGASKVAVPSIAGTVNIVTKSTDAEKGGNVFAATGNDGYTKFGTTVSTGMNENGLAATVSASRTAGNGYVDGTEFVGYNYFVNIAKELNEDHTLSFTAFGAPQRHGQRQNRHLIETYRESESGIRFNGDWGYMNGQVTHIEDNFYHKPQLSLNHYWDISDRTLLSTAVYASFSSGGGGGWAGENKFGLNSKYRDGALQPVNLDLIVDENVALGAEGSETILRASRNDHNWYGALSTLSTDINENIELLAGLDLRYYEGKHYQEVTDLLGGQYWFDDSDVNNPVNLAQVGDKISYNNDGIVLWEGGFLQAEYSKNDLDAFISVAASNTSYKRIDYFNYTDNDPLQETDFINFFGYQVKGGANYNFTRSSGVFANIGYFERAPFFDAVFLNFQNDINADAPNQKIFSAEVGYTFRTDKWRANVNAYRTQWNDKSENYSYNNPDGSLGVANILGVNALHQGIEVDFEYRPFDELSITGFASLGDWMWSDDVTGVQIFDEEQNLIDEINLYIEDTKVGGSPQTTAGLGVDYEFLQDMRFRANYNFFGDFYSDFDPVSRTNPDTPEVWKLPDFGTVDVGLTYDFPVAGFDAVLNANVYNVTNTSYIANAQNGLGNDARTALVWYGFGRTYSVGAKFNF; translated from the coding sequence ATGAGGAAATTATTACTCCTGGCCCTGTTTTTAACATCGGCTACAATTTTTGCTCAAGGAACTATTACCGGAAAGGTGATCGATTCCGAAATGGATGGTCCCCTCCCGGGTGCTAATGTTAAGGTGAAAGGCACATCCAATGGTACTATGACCGATTTTGATGGTAACTTTAGTCTGGATGTAGATGCAGCAAGAGGTTCTATCGAGATTAGTTTTGTAGGTTACAAGACTAAAGAGGTTCAGTTTTCAGTAAATGGTTCAACAGATTTGGGTAGTATAACCCTGGCTCCTGATGCAGGGGCATTAGATGAGGTGGTTGTTACAAGTTTCTCTCTTGCGATAGATCGTAAGACTCCTGTGGCTGTTTCTACTATTAGTGCTGCTGAAATTGAAACCAAAATAGGAAACCAGGAATTCCCTGAGGTTCTTAAATCTACCCCAGGAGTTTATGCTAACAAAGCCGGAGGTGGTTTTGGAGACGCAGAACTTAGAATGAGAGGTTTTGAAGGTCAAAACATTGCTGTATTGATTAATGGTGTTCCGGTAAACGATATGGAAAATGGTCGTGTGTACTGGAGTAACTGGGCTGGTCTTTCAGATGTTACTAAAACTATGCAAACACAAAGAGGGCTTGGTGCATCTAAAGTAGCTGTGCCTTCTATTGCAGGTACTGTAAACATTGTAACTAAATCTACTGACGCAGAAAAAGGTGGAAACGTTTTTGCTGCAACTGGTAACGATGGTTATACTAAGTTTGGAACTACCGTTTCTACTGGTATGAATGAAAATGGTCTTGCCGCTACTGTTTCTGCCTCAAGAACTGCTGGTAATGGGTATGTAGACGGAACTGAATTTGTTGGTTACAACTACTTCGTAAATATTGCTAAAGAACTTAACGAAGATCATACTTTATCTTTTACTGCTTTTGGTGCTCCCCAAAGACACGGGCAGCGTCAAAACAGACACCTTATTGAGACTTACCGTGAAAGTGAGAGCGGTATTCGTTTCAATGGTGATTGGGGTTATATGAATGGGCAGGTAACCCATATTGAAGATAACTTTTATCATAAACCTCAATTGTCTCTAAACCACTATTGGGATATTAGTGATAGAACCTTGCTTTCTACAGCTGTATACGCTTCGTTTTCTAGCGGAGGTGGAGGCGGATGGGCCGGAGAAAATAAGTTCGGTCTTAATTCAAAATACAGAGACGGAGCTTTACAACCGGTAAACCTTGATCTTATTGTTGATGAAAACGTAGCTCTTGGAGCAGAGGGTTCAGAAACTATTTTGAGAGCCTCAAGAAACGACCATAACTGGTACGGAGCACTTTCTACTTTATCTACAGATATAAATGAAAATATCGAATTACTTGCAGGTTTAGATTTAAGGTATTACGAAGGAAAGCATTATCAGGAAGTAACAGATCTTTTAGGTGGTCAGTACTGGTTTGATGATTCTGATGTTAACAATCCGGTAAACCTTGCGCAGGTTGGGGATAAAATTAGCTATAACAATGATGGGATCGTATTATGGGAAGGCGGATTTCTTCAGGCTGAATATTCTAAAAATGATTTAGATGCCTTTATTTCTGTTGCTGCTTCAAATACTTCTTATAAGCGAATTGACTATTTCAATTATACCGATAATGACCCACTACAGGAAACCGATTTTATAAATTTCTTCGGTTACCAGGTAAAAGGTGGGGCTAACTATAACTTTACAAGAAGTAGCGGTGTATTTGCAAACATAGGTTACTTTGAAAGAGCACCTTTCTTTGATGCGGTATTCCTTAACTTCCAAAACGACATTAACGCTGATGCTCCAAATCAAAAGATTTTTAGTGCCGAGGTGGGTTATACTTTTAGAACCGATAAGTGGAGAGCTAATGTAAACGCTTACAGAACACAGTGGAACGACAAATCTGAAAACTATAGTTATAACAATCCTGATGGATCATTAGGTGTAGCTAATATTCTTGGGGTGAACGCACTTCACCAGGGTATTGAAGTAGATTTTGAATACCGCCCATTTGATGAGCTTAGCATTACTGGATTCGCTTCTCTTGGAGATTGGATGTGGAGTGATGATGTAACTGGAGTTCAGATTTTTGATGAGGAACAAAACCTTATTGATGAAATTAACCTTTATATAGAAGATACTAAGGTTGGAGGTTCTCCTCAAACTACTGCTGGTTTAGGTGTAGATTATGAATTCCTTCAGGATATGAGATTTAGAGCTAACTATAACTTCTTCGGAGACTTCTATTCAGACTTTGATCCTGTAAGCAGAACAAATCCTGATACTCCTGAGGTATGGAAACTACCTGATTTTGGAACTGTAGATGTAGGGCTTACCTACGATTTCCCTGTAGCTGGTTTTGACGCTGTGCTTAATGCCAACGTTTATAACGTGACTAACACAAGTTATATTGCTAATGCGCAAAATGGACTTGGAAACGATGCACGTACAGCACTTGTGTGGTACGGATTCGGTAGAACATATTCTGTAGGAGCAAAATTTAATTTCTAA